The DNA window GTAGGTATGAGGTTGAGGGGGTGGGTGTTGCCATGGGaaccccctcctcctcccccactcccagggtTCACCAGGCCCACATCAAGGCCAGGCCCCAGACAGGGTAAAGGAAGATCCCAGGGGCCTGGTTGGCTGAGTTCCTCTGGCACCCTCCGCCCTCGCAGCGGCCTAGTCCAGGGGAGGGCAGAGCCTCAGGGTAATCGTACTCCCCGGGCCAGTCCTCCCCGGCCTGGCCCTTGGACGGACGGACGCTGACCCCTGTCCCCCCCCGGCTCTGGTTTGCAGGAGGCTCCACTTTCCCAGGCCTCGGCCTAGGCCCCAGGCCTGGGCAGCCCTGGAAGTCGGCTGGAGTGAGGAGGCGGAGGTCTCTGCCGCGAAGGCCGGGGGGTTCGGCACACTCCAGGGCAGAGCTggcccctctaaacctcctgaaCCAGTGACGCAGAGCGAGGGCCCGACAATCGCAGGCCCAGGGGTTCCCGCTGAGCCGCAGGAAACGGAGGGAGGCCAAGGGCTGGAGGGCCGGGCCTGGCAGCTCCCGCAGCCTGTTCTCAAACAGGAAGAGGGTGTCGAGTAGCACTAGGCCCCGGAAGGCCGCAGGCTGCACCTCTGACAGGAGGTTCCGGTGCAGCAGTAACCGCTCTAGGCCCTGCAGGCCCCGGAAGGTGTCTCCGGCGAGAGCCGCGATCCGGTTGCCGTGGAGGAAGAGGTGCCGGAGCTGGGCCAGGCCGTCGAAGAGCCCCCGCGAGAGCTCGGGCA is part of the Chiloscyllium plagiosum isolate BGI_BamShark_2017 unplaced genomic scaffold, ASM401019v2 scaf_51631, whole genome shotgun sequence genome and encodes:
- the LOC122544969 gene encoding reticulon-4 receptor-like 2 — protein: FRCPFPEACPAPCSCAQPPLTVSCGSRDLEQVPRVTAASPGDGAWGLGDDVRLFLPHNRISELEPDSLPSGLSVLWLYSNNLSAVRPGALWGLVRLEELDLGDNPCLSSLSEETFRGLVRLRSLQLPRCGLRRLPSGLFRGLSSLRYLSLQENLLPELSRGLFDGLAQLRHLFLHGNRIAALAGDTFRGLQGLERLLLHRNLLSEVQPAAFRGLVLLDTLFLFENRLRELPGPALQPLASLRFLRLSGNPWACDCRALALRHWFRRFRGASSALECAEPPGLRGRDLRLLTPADFQGCPGLGPRPRPGKVEPPANQSRGGTGVSVRPSKGQAGEDWPGEYDYPEALPSPGLGRCEGGGCQRNSANQAPGIFLYPVWGLALMWAW